The DNA segment AAAATGCGCTTACCCAAATTACCGTCCCTCAAACCTTCCGGTTTGATTTAAGGGGTTCTTATTTCTTACAGCAGGTAGCGGGCGGTCCAAAAGTATTCGTGGATATTGAAGCGGCAAAGAGGTTGTTCAAATCCAGGAATCAGATTTCTGGAATCGACCTTAAACTGTATGATAATGAAGATGCTGAGAACGTGAAGAAAGAGCTTTCTGGAATATTGGGAGGCGAGTTTAAAATTTCCAGCTGGTACGATTTACAAAAACCACTGTATGATGTGATGTACCTTGAAAAGTGGGGTTCTTTTGTGATACTGATATTAATAGTGATTGTAGCCGTGCTGAATATCATCGGTTCATTAACGATGATTGTGATCCAAAAGCAGCGGGATATTGGAATCCTGATGTCGATGGGATATAGTCAGGCCGGTATTAAATCAATATTCAGGAAGCAGGGACTTTATATTGGGTTAATTGGGTGTGGAATTGGAGGCGCTTTAGGATTGCTCTTAAGCTGGGCACAAATGAATTTTGGGCTGGTTAAACTCTCTTCTGCTTTTATAATTGATGCCTATCCGGTAATGATAAGTCCGGTTGATGTGATTATTATTCTGTCAGCGAGCTTAATGCTTTGTTTACTGGCAAGCTGGTATCCGGCACATCGCGCCTCTCAGGTTCAACCAGCTGATGCAGTTCGGTATGAGTAGGGGATTAGAAATGTTGAATTATAAATTATAAATTGGAGGGCAGGGTCTTTTCTTAAAGAGTTATCCCACATTCATAATTCAACATTTCTAATTTAAAATTTCCTACTCATTATATACATCAGGGAGGTCGTTTTCGTAGAGGATGATGTCTCCGCCACGGGCGTGTTTGCGCACCAGCTCGTTAGCTTCGAACAGGGTGTTTACGACTCTGACATTCATGGCGGTGCTGTCAAAGTTTTTGATGCCTTCTAAAATTGGCTTGGCTCTCTCCTCTCCCACTAAAACGACTAAGTCCAAATTTGCTTTGCCGATGGCCTCGCCAAATTTTTGATTTTCTTCTTCCTCAATTTCACCAAGCTCTACCATTCCCGGCGTTATTATAATTCGTTGCCCGGAGTTGAACTGACTCAGGATTTCCACCGCATTCTTTGCTCCCACCGGATTCGAATTGAAAGCGTCATCAATCACAAAAAGATCGCCCTGCTTTCTAAGCTCCAGCCGATGCTCGACCGGCTCGATCTTAGCTGCGGCAATCGCCATCGTTTTTAAACGGATGCCAAAGTGATGCGCCACGCCAACAGCCAGCAAAAGGTTTTGAGCATTATGAGCACCCAGCAATTGGGTGTTAAAACGCTCAGAATCTTGATCAACGGAAACATCAAATTCCATTCCTGATGTATCATAAGAGATATTTGATCCTATAATACTTCCATGATTTAATCCAACCAAAATTCGGGTGATCTCCTCTCGACCGGCGCCCATCTTTGCCACCCGCTCATCGTCCCCATTTAAAATAGCGACATCGCCGGCAGTCAAATTATCAACGAGCCTGCCTTTTTCGCGGGCAATGACATCTTGTGAGCCAAACGTCTCCAAATGAGCCACTCCTACATTTGTAACCACAGAAATATCCGGCTTTGCAATATCACAAAGTTCCTGAATGTTACCCTCGTATCGAGCGCCCATTTCAAGAATAAGGATTTGGTGGTGTGATTGGAGGTCGTTGTTAATAACTTTGCAAATACCCATTGGCGTATTGTAGCTGCCCGGAGTTGAACACACATTAAAGCGCTCTTTCAGCAAGTCACGAATCATAAACTTAGTGCTGGTTTTTCCATAGCTGCCGGTAATGGCAATCACTTTAAGATCCGGCATAGAAGCCAATTTTTTACGGGCCTGCTGCTTGAAACCATACTGGATGTAGAGTTCAATGGGTTTGGTGAGAAGTCCTGAAAGGAGCACAAAAAATGGGACAATCATGGTGCCGAACGCCCAGCCAAAAACCAGGATGGTTAGGTCATAATTTTGAAGTCCGGCAAAAAAGTTAGGCAAAGGAAGCTGAATAAAAGGAATCATTCCAGTAAAACCCAGATAAGTAAACAGTGCCGGAAAGAAAGCACTAAAAAGGACGAAAGGAATCATTAGCCGCATAACCCGAGCCGTATAAACGAGAGGCTTCTTCACCTTAGCCGGTTTATAGTTTGAGACAGAGCCAAACCAAAAATAACTGAACACAAAAAAGAAAATTGAAAGGGAAGAGTAAGTGAAGGTTTCTAAAAACCAATCACTGAAAAGAATAAAAATGAAGATAAAGACATTGAGGATGGCAATGTTTGCCGGGATAACTTTCTCATCCCAATGGCCTTTCATCCACTGCCAGAACTCATTGTTCTTATAGCCTACCTGCTGATAGGTGTGCACAAAAAAACGCATGCGATACCAGGTATGGCGCAACATAATGAGGCAAAAAAGGATAGCTCCAACATCGAGGAGAAGATGATACCAGTTCAATATATTTGGTTTAGTTTAATCTTACAGATGATATGTATTCACAAGGTTAAAAGGAGGTTAACAAAAGAAACCCTGCTCGAATTTGGTTGATAACCCTCCTATATTCACCGCCACTTAATAAAATTGTTTCAATCAACGCAGCCAAATATATGAAATTAATTATCCCAATGGCCGGACGAGGAACACGAGTTCGTCCACATTCGCACACCGTACCTAAACCCCTTTTACCCGTAGCGGGAACCATGATTGTAGAGCGCATTGTGGAGACCTTTAACCGCACGCTCGATCGTGATATCAGTGAAATTGTGTATATCCTCGGTCCTGATTTTGGGGAAGACATCAAGCAGCCATTGCGTGAAATGAGTAAGCGACATAATGCAGAAGCCATTTTTGAAGTGCAGGCCGAAGCGTTAGGGACGGCACATGCAGTAGCTTGTGCGAGTGATCACCTAGACGGTGAGGTCATTATTGCTTTTGCGGACACCATTTTTGACAGTGAAGAACCTTTTGAATTAGGCGATGCCGATAGCGTTATCTGGTTGAAGAAAGTGGAAGATCCATCCCGCTTTGGAGTGGCTGTTTATGAAGGTGACACCATCACCGGTTTTGTAGAGAAGCCAAAAGAATTTATTTCAGACTTAGCCATTATCGGGGTGTACTACTTCAAGAGCGGTAATGCCCTGAAGGAGAAAATTGAGAAAGTTATTAATGATGATATGAGAGGTCCGGGTGGAGAATACTTCCTGACTGCGGCTTTAGATATGATGATTAAAGAAGGCAAAGTTTTCAAAACGGCAACCGTTGACGAATGGCTGGATTGCGGAACCCTTCTCGCGTGGCTGGAAACTACCGGACTCATCACCGAGAAAGAATTTGATGGAGTTGACGAGAGCAAATATCCGGGATCAACTATTATTCCGCCCGTATTTATTGGCGAAGGTGTAGTAATTGAGAACAGTACAGTAGGCCCTAAAGTCAGCATTGAGGCCAAAACAGTGATCAAGAACTCAAAAGTTGAAAACACTATCATTCGTGACAATGCTACTTTAGAGGATGTGGAAACTGAAGGATCAACTATTGGAGCGCACACCCATCTTAAAAGCGTGAAAGGTAAAGTGGATGTAGGAGATCATAGTGTGTTGGATATGGGGTGAGGGTGTAAGTGCTAAATCCCATATTTCAATGACCAATGACCAATGACCATGGTATACATACCATTCATTCATTATTCGAGCATTGGTTGACCCGGTGCTCATTGCTTTAATAATCATACTTAGGTTTCTCATTCCATTCGAAATGACAACGAGGTTGTTCATTAGAGGTCAGTTCTATAACTACCACTAAGGATTATTCTATTTTATTTGTCATCCCGACAGTAAAATGAACGGAAGGTTTAGCTGTTTTCTTCGAGGGATCTGTAGATCTTACATCAATTTAGGAAGGTAGTCTCAGGTTTAGTCTATATCCTCGTCCCGTAGCTCAGCTGTGGAGTGCCAAGTGGAGGCTCTGCCTCAACCAAGGCCACCTTCCCATAGATCTTTTCAACTTAATCGGGTTTTGGTAACAGAAAAAATGTGCCTAACAAAGTATTTCAAATCGAACACGGACGGGGTTGGATGAAACTTGATTGCCAGGAATTAATTTTGCTACTTCAAGAAAATCATAATTCGCGCGCCGATTAAACACTGGGCCGTTATAAAATTTAATCCGTAGTTACCTTTCTTTTGTGATAGAGCCATCCTGCCAACGAGATAAAAAACCAGAATAGCCCGTAAAACATAGGTACTAAAAGAATATAAAATCCTCCCATCACAATTGAAGGCTGCTTATCGCCAGCTGATTTTATAGTATCAAGCATTTGAAAAGTTTCGATTGGAAATACAAGAAGTCCAACAATAAGAGCAAAAAGTCCGGTCCCTAAAATGTAACTTCTATCTTTTCGAGTCTGTTGAGTTGAAGTACTTTTGATTGTCTTATAAAGGCCTAAGAAGCCAGAAAAAGTTATTACGACCATGAAGATTGGAAATTTTTCAACAAACGCATCTATAAAATATTCAAACCACATAGCTCATTTTTTAACTTCGATTTTCAGCTCTGGCAATATTATAATGGTTTCTAGCTGCATTGGAATAGGTTTTCGATGAATAACAGCTAAAATGCGATAAACAGTTGCTGTTTGTTCGCCATCACATTTGAAAAACAATAGTAGTACGACGTACTTTGTTAAAAACTAAGAAATGATAGCTTTTGAAACGACGACAATTTCTAATTCATAGCGCCTATTGGGTGACAGCTTTCCTCTCTTTCACCCTACTGTACTCTTACATTGGTTCAATGAAACAAGGGGTTGTTTATGCCAGTTTTAGTCTGCCGATGATTATTGGAGTAACCTATTTCTTAATTTACTGGGCGGTTCCTAACCTGCTTTTTGAAGAAAAGTATCTATTATTTTTTCTGTTAACTGTTACCGTCTTTCTGGGAGTTTTAAATATTCAGATAGTTTGTGTCTTAATGCAACGCATTTTCTTAGCCTTGAATGCTGTAGCAGGAGTAGACTTTGTACTCTGGGATACGTTCTATTTAATGATTACCACAATTCTATTTTCTCTTCCTGCAATTACTTATGAAACGTTGCGTAATTGGTCGATGAAACAAAAAGAAGTAATCCAACTTCGGCAAGATGAAACAGAAGAACTACTTGAGGTGAAAAGTGATGGCAAAACTCACCGAATCGCATGCAACAAGATTTATTTCATCGAAAGTTTTGGAGACTATGTCCACATTCATTTGGCAAATAAAAAAATAGTTACCCGCATGACGCTCAAAAAGTTAAATAAAGAATTAACCAATTTTGTGCGAGTCCATCGTTCCTATATCGTAAATCCTGTTTTTTGCAGAGCGTTTAATTTGGATGAGATCATTGTAAAAGAAAAGGAGATCCCCGTTGGTAGAACTTATAAAAAGGATGTTTCAGAAGCCTTTGATCTAAATAGGATGGCCACCTAACAAGGTGTTTTAAATCTGGCGCGGACGAGCTGCGATGGAAACTTGTTTGCCAGAAATTAATTCGCTACTTCAACCAAATCATAATCCATGCACCAGTTATACGCTGGGTCGTCAGCCAACCCAGTCCTCCATTGGTTCTCAAAACACATTCCAGTATATTATAAGTACTTTAAAAAACTTTTAATGTACTGATATGAATATTTCTATTACCAACGATATCGAACCCCTCTCTGAGTTTAGAAAGAACTCTGCTGATTTTGTGAAACGCTTAAAAAGGGAAAAGCAACCTATCGTACTTACTCAACATGGGAAGAGTGCTGCGGTTTTAATGGATGTATCAGAATATGAACGGGTCACTAAAAAAATGGAAATGCTGGAAGATTTACTGGAAGCCAAGCAACAGGTGGAACAAGGCAAGACCTATTCTGTAGATGAAGCAAAAAATAGAATCGAAAGTCATCTTTCTAAATGGAAGTAATTTTAACCGATCGATTTTTAACAAGGATTGAAGGGTGTACAGATTATATTGCTTTAGATCATATCCCTACGGCTATCCAATGGGCCGAAGGTATTTTTGAGTATTGTGAGCAACTGAGAACACAGCCCGATAGTGGAAGAATGGTTCCGGAGTTTAATCGACCAGAGATAAAGGAACTAATCCATGGTAATTATCGCCTGGTGTACGAGTTAAAACCAAATCGGGTAGACATGCTCACCATCTGGCATACAAGTCAAGTATTACCTAAAAAAGCATATTAACAAGCTTTTTAGATTGGGCGCGGACGAACTGTGATGGAAACTTGTTTCTAAGAATTTAATTTCGCTACATGTAAGAAGTCATTATCCCCGCGTCGAATAAACGCTGGGTTGTTAGCTCGCAACTATAACCAACTAATATAACCCATGGACAAAACGAAAAAGTATTCTATTGGTCTCGCTATTAG comes from the Balneola sp. genome and includes:
- a CDS encoding glucose-1-phosphate thymidylyltransferase, with product MKLIIPMAGRGTRVRPHSHTVPKPLLPVAGTMIVERIVETFNRTLDRDISEIVYILGPDFGEDIKQPLREMSKRHNAEAIFEVQAEALGTAHAVACASDHLDGEVIIAFADTIFDSEEPFELGDADSVIWLKKVEDPSRFGVAVYEGDTITGFVEKPKEFISDLAIIGVYYFKSGNALKEKIEKVINDDMRGPGGEYFLTAALDMMIKEGKVFKTATVDEWLDCGTLLAWLETTGLITEKEFDGVDESKYPGSTIIPPVFIGEGVVIENSTVGPKVSIEAKTVIKNSKVENTIIRDNATLEDVETEGSTIGAHTHLKSVKGKVDVGDHSVLDMG
- a CDS encoding prevent-host-death family protein: MNISITNDIEPLSEFRKNSADFVKRLKREKQPIVLTQHGKSAAVLMDVSEYERVTKKMEMLEDLLEAKQQVEQGKTYSVDEAKNRIESHLSKWK
- a CDS encoding plasmid stabilization protein encodes the protein MEVILTDRFLTRIEGCTDYIALDHIPTAIQWAEGIFEYCEQLRTQPDSGRMVPEFNRPEIKELIHGNYRLVYELKPNRVDMLTIWHTSQVLPKKAY